Proteins from a genomic interval of Stenotrophomonas maltophilia:
- a CDS encoding TIGR00266 family protein has translation MTQWYFHASAQAERIGPLDDEAARRYAQANPRALAWCQGMSGWTPIAEVAELQSAVPGMPNTPPPVPAGTSGRADDIEFRIVGHEMQFVEIELDPGESAIAEAGALMFKDATVQMDTVFGAANGEQSGFMGKVMAAGKRVLTGESLFATVYTQSGHGKGKVAFAAPYPGTVLAMKLDQHGGRLVCQKDSFLAGARGVQIGVQFQRKIMTGLFGGEGFIMQKLEGDGWVFIHAGGCVVERELAAGERLDVDTGCVVAYHPTVDMDVRRVAGIKSMLFGGEGVFLATLTGPGKVWLQSLPFSRLAGRMWMAAPQGGGQSRGEGSVLGGLGRMLDGDNRF, from the coding sequence ATGACCCAGTGGTACTTCCATGCCTCCGCCCAGGCCGAGCGCATCGGCCCGCTTGATGACGAGGCCGCGCGCCGCTACGCGCAGGCCAATCCACGCGCCCTGGCCTGGTGCCAGGGCATGAGCGGGTGGACGCCGATCGCCGAGGTGGCCGAGCTGCAGTCCGCGGTGCCGGGCATGCCCAACACCCCGCCGCCGGTGCCGGCGGGCACCAGTGGTCGCGCCGACGACATCGAGTTCCGCATCGTCGGCCATGAAATGCAGTTCGTGGAAATCGAGCTCGACCCCGGCGAGAGCGCCATCGCCGAGGCCGGCGCACTGATGTTCAAGGACGCCACCGTGCAGATGGACACGGTGTTCGGCGCCGCCAACGGCGAGCAGAGTGGATTCATGGGCAAGGTGATGGCCGCAGGCAAGCGCGTGCTGACCGGGGAAAGCCTGTTCGCCACCGTCTACACGCAGAGCGGCCATGGCAAGGGCAAGGTCGCCTTCGCCGCGCCCTACCCCGGCACCGTGCTGGCGATGAAGCTGGACCAGCATGGCGGGCGCCTGGTGTGCCAGAAGGACAGCTTCCTGGCCGGCGCGCGCGGCGTGCAGATCGGCGTGCAGTTCCAGCGCAAGATCATGACCGGCCTGTTCGGCGGCGAAGGTTTCATCATGCAGAAGCTGGAAGGTGACGGCTGGGTCTTCATCCACGCCGGCGGCTGCGTGGTCGAGCGCGAGCTGGCTGCCGGTGAACGCCTGGACGTGGATACCGGCTGCGTGGTGGCGTATCACCCCACGGTGGACATGGACGTGCGCCGGGTCGCCGGCATCAAGAGCATGCTGTTCGGTGGCGAGGGCGTGTTCCTGGCGACGCTGACCGGGCCAGGCAAGGTCTGGCTGCAGTCGCTGCCGTTCTCGCGCCTGGCCGGGCGCATGTGGATGGCCGCACCGCAGGGCGGTGGCCAGAGCCGCGGCGAAGGTTCGGTGCTGGGGGGTCTTGGCCGGATGCTGGACGGTGACAACCGGTTCTGA
- a CDS encoding patatin-like phospholipase family protein — MSLFRPRMLLSVALIGLLAGCGGDPVRPTPPPAPTVVPQAKPVKIGIALGGGAAKGFAHIGVIKMLEANGFEPVVVSGTSAGSVVGALYASGMDAFQMQSKAVALDEASIRDVRLFSGGLVQGQKLQDYVNEQVANRPAERLKKPFAAVATQLETGERAIFVRGNVGQAVRASSSIPGVFEPVKIGGRNYIDGGVVSPVPVDAARQLGADFVIAVDISSKASGKAPTDMLGIVNQSISIMGQRLGEQELARADIVIRPKVLDIGAADFSQRGTAILEGEKAAMAAMPQIRAKIQQLQRACAAAAAPAPVAAPKCEEASRLGRLMGRKEKC; from the coding sequence ATGAGCCTGTTCCGCCCCCGCATGCTGCTGTCCGTCGCCCTGATCGGCCTGCTGGCCGGCTGCGGTGGCGACCCGGTCCGCCCCACGCCGCCACCGGCTCCCACCGTGGTGCCGCAGGCCAAGCCGGTGAAGATCGGTATCGCGCTCGGTGGTGGCGCAGCCAAGGGCTTCGCCCACATCGGCGTGATCAAGATGCTGGAAGCCAACGGCTTCGAGCCGGTGGTGGTGTCCGGCACCAGCGCCGGCAGCGTGGTCGGGGCCCTGTATGCCAGCGGCATGGACGCGTTCCAGATGCAGAGCAAGGCGGTGGCGCTGGACGAAGCCAGCATCCGCGACGTGCGCCTGTTTTCCGGTGGCCTGGTGCAGGGCCAGAAGCTGCAGGACTACGTCAACGAACAGGTCGCCAACCGCCCGGCCGAGCGCCTGAAGAAGCCGTTCGCCGCCGTCGCCACGCAGCTGGAAACCGGCGAGCGCGCGATCTTCGTACGCGGCAACGTCGGCCAGGCGGTGCGCGCGTCAAGCAGCATCCCCGGTGTGTTCGAGCCGGTGAAGATCGGCGGCCGCAACTACATCGATGGCGGTGTCGTCAGCCCGGTGCCGGTGGATGCCGCGCGCCAGCTCGGCGCCGACTTCGTGATCGCCGTGGACATTTCCAGCAAGGCCAGCGGCAAGGCGCCGACCGACATGCTGGGCATCGTCAACCAGTCCATCTCGATCATGGGCCAGCGCCTGGGAGAGCAGGAACTGGCGCGCGCCGACATCGTGATCCGCCCGAAGGTACTGGACATCGGCGCTGCCGATTTCAGCCAGCGCGGCACGGCAATCCTGGAAGGTGAAAAGGCCGCGATGGCAGCGATGCCGCAGATCCGCGCGAAGATCCAGCAGCTGCAGCGCGCGTGTGCCGCGGCAGCCGCACCGGCGCCGGTGGCTGCGCCGAAGTGCGAGGAAGCATCGCGCCTGGGCAGGCTGATGGGCCGCAAGGAGAAGTGCTGA
- a CDS encoding Lrp/AsnC family transcriptional regulator, whose product MAGEVQFDRTDIRLLAEIQRDGRATNAELATRVNLSPSACLRRLQRLESEGVIVGYGARLEPRQLRLGLQAFVRVQLEKHDQAAIGHFVDSVQAWDEVVACHALTGDMDYLLHVYVRDLEHFSRFLLDRLLNAGGVADANSSFVLRTVKGFQALPLSQLEP is encoded by the coding sequence ATGGCCGGAGAAGTTCAGTTCGATCGCACGGATATACGCCTGCTTGCTGAAATCCAGCGTGATGGGCGCGCCACCAACGCCGAGCTGGCGACGCGGGTGAACCTCTCACCCTCGGCCTGCCTGCGGCGGTTGCAGCGGCTGGAAAGCGAGGGCGTGATCGTCGGCTATGGCGCGCGGCTGGAACCACGGCAGCTGCGGCTGGGCCTGCAGGCTTTCGTGCGGGTGCAGCTGGAAAAGCACGACCAGGCCGCCATCGGCCACTTCGTGGACAGCGTGCAAGCGTGGGACGAGGTGGTGGCCTGCCATGCGCTCACCGGCGACATGGACTACCTGCTGCACGTCTACGTACGCGACCTGGAGCACTTCTCGCGCTTCCTGCTGGACCGGCTGCTCAACGCCGGTGGCGTGGCCGATGCCAATTCCAGCTTCGTGCTGCGCACGGTGAAGGGTTTCCAGGCACTGCCGCTTTCGCAGCTGGAGCCGTGA
- the phhA gene encoding phenylalanine 4-monooxygenase, with translation MDLAQPRRVEHQQTDKGYVPVYTTALVEQPWDTYTADDHATWSTLYQRQRELLVGRACQEFLDAQDEMGMSAHMIPRFDQLNEVLGAATGWTLVGVEGLLPELDFFDHLANRRFPVTWWIRRPDQIDYIAEPDLFHDLFGHVPLLMNPVFADYMEAYGRGGVKAHAIGPDALQNLTRLYWYTVEFGLIDTPEGLRIYGAGIVSSKGESLYSLESAAPNRIGFDLQRIMRTKYRIDTFQKTYFVIDSFEQLMQATSPDFTPIYAALADQAHLPAGDVQNDDRVFQKGTGEGWADGGDV, from the coding sequence ATGGACCTCGCCCAGCCCCGCCGCGTCGAACACCAGCAGACCGACAAGGGCTACGTGCCGGTGTATACCACCGCGCTCGTCGAGCAGCCGTGGGACACCTATACCGCCGACGACCACGCCACCTGGAGCACGCTGTACCAGCGCCAGCGCGAGCTGCTGGTCGGCCGCGCCTGCCAGGAGTTCCTGGATGCACAGGACGAGATGGGCATGAGCGCTCACATGATTCCGCGCTTCGACCAGCTCAACGAAGTACTGGGCGCGGCCACCGGCTGGACCCTGGTCGGCGTCGAAGGCCTGCTGCCGGAACTGGATTTCTTCGACCACCTGGCCAACCGCCGTTTTCCGGTGACCTGGTGGATCCGTCGCCCGGACCAGATCGACTACATCGCCGAACCGGACCTGTTCCACGATCTGTTCGGCCACGTGCCACTGCTGATGAACCCGGTGTTCGCCGATTACATGGAGGCGTACGGGCGCGGCGGCGTCAAAGCGCACGCGATCGGCCCGGATGCGCTGCAGAACCTGACCCGCCTGTACTGGTACACGGTGGAGTTCGGCCTGATCGATACGCCCGAAGGCCTGCGCATCTACGGTGCCGGCATCGTGTCGTCGAAGGGCGAGTCGCTGTACTCGCTGGAATCGGCCGCGCCCAACCGCATCGGCTTCGACCTGCAGCGCATCATGCGTACGAAGTACCGCATCGATACCTTCCAGAAGACCTACTTCGTCATCGACAGCTTCGAGCAGCTGATGCAGGCGACGTCGCCGGACTTCACCCCGATCTACGCGGCACTGGCCGACCAGGCGCACCTGCCTGCCGGTGACGTGCAGAACGATGACCGCGTGTTCCAGAAGGGCACGGGGGAAGGCTGGGCCGACGGCGGCGACGTGTAG
- a CDS encoding cysteine dioxygenase family protein has product MDLQTSPFPAFRGRDRLIAAVDAAMTSGDAERITADLQLALQEAIADSRIELPECVHRPVSDHYARRPLYHSREHGYSVIAMSWGPGQGTPLHDHDAMWCVEGVWSGELEITRYELLECAGERWRFRRHAVLRGGCGSAGSLIPPHEYHTLRNASDEALAISVHVYEAPMERSAVFDPLGGDWYQRRIQALQADAV; this is encoded by the coding sequence ATGGACCTGCAGACCTCTCCGTTTCCGGCGTTCCGTGGCCGTGACCGGTTGATCGCCGCAGTCGACGCGGCGATGACCTCCGGTGATGCCGAGCGCATCACCGCCGACCTGCAGCTGGCGCTGCAGGAAGCCATCGCGGACAGCCGCATCGAGTTGCCCGAATGCGTGCACCGTCCGGTCAGTGATCATTACGCGCGACGCCCGCTGTACCACAGCCGCGAACACGGCTACAGCGTGATTGCCATGAGCTGGGGCCCAGGGCAGGGCACGCCGCTGCACGACCACGATGCCATGTGGTGTGTGGAGGGCGTGTGGTCGGGCGAACTGGAGATCACCCGCTATGAACTGCTGGAGTGCGCCGGCGAGCGCTGGCGCTTCCGCCGCCATGCCGTGCTGCGCGGCGGCTGCGGCAGTGCCGGCAGCCTGATTCCACCTCACGAGTACCACACCCTGCGCAATGCCAGCGATGAAGCCCTGGCCATTTCGGTGCATGTGTACGAAGCGCCGATGGAACGTTCGGCGGTGTTCGATCCGCTTGGGGGTGACTGGTACCAGCGCCGTATCCAGGCACTGCAGGCCGACGCGGTCTGA
- the eda gene encoding bifunctional 4-hydroxy-2-oxoglutarate aldolase/2-dehydro-3-deoxy-phosphogluconate aldolase → MSSADPRLRALLKLAPVIPVYTPEDVNEAVEVAQALFRGGLPVIEVTLRTPQALDAIKAMVEAVPDAVIGAGTVLNAAQMQAAKQAGARFAVSPGATPALYAAARDADLPYLPGAATASDLILGLEHGRDTFKFFPAVQAGGAALLAAWHGPFADVRFCPTGGISAQTAPQFLHLPNVLCVGGSWLTTPALLQTRDWDAIERLAREASVLAS, encoded by the coding sequence ATGTCCAGCGCTGATCCGCGCCTGCGTGCGCTGTTGAAGCTGGCACCGGTGATTCCGGTGTACACCCCCGAAGACGTGAATGAAGCCGTCGAGGTAGCCCAGGCGCTGTTCCGCGGCGGCCTGCCGGTGATCGAGGTGACCCTGCGCACGCCGCAGGCGCTGGACGCCATCAAGGCGATGGTCGAGGCCGTGCCGGATGCAGTGATCGGCGCCGGTACCGTGCTCAATGCCGCACAGATGCAGGCAGCGAAGCAGGCCGGCGCGCGCTTTGCGGTGTCGCCCGGTGCCACGCCGGCGCTGTATGCCGCCGCACGCGATGCCGACCTGCCGTACCTGCCCGGTGCCGCCACCGCTTCCGATCTGATCCTGGGCCTGGAGCACGGCAGGGACACCTTCAAGTTCTTCCCCGCGGTGCAGGCCGGCGGTGCTGCGCTGCTGGCGGCCTGGCATGGCCCGTTCGCCGACGTGCGCTTCTGCCCGACCGGCGGCATCAGCGCGCAGACCGCGCCGCAGTTCCTGCACCTGCCCAATGTGCTGTGCGTGGGCGGTTCGTGGCTGACCACCCCGGCGCTGCTGCAGACCCGTGACTGGGACGCCATCGAACGCCTGGCCCGCGAGGCGTCGGTGCTGGCCAGCTGA
- the adhP gene encoding alcohol dehydrogenase AdhP: MNSTMKAAVVREFGKPLVIEEVQVPRPGAGEVLVRIEACGVCHTDLHAAEGDWPVKPNPPFIPGHEGVGHIVAVGGGVGHVKEGDRVGIPWLYSACGHCEHCLGGWETLCETQRNTGYSVNGGFAEYALADANYVGLLPKEVGFIEIAPVLCAGVTVYKGLKVTDTKPGDWVAISGIGGLGHMAVQYARAMGLNVAAVDVDDNKLALARQLGAQVTVNARTTDPAAFLKREIGGAHGALVTAVSPKAFEQALGMVRRGGTVSLNGLPPGNFPLDIFGMVLNGITVRGSIVGTRLDLQESLQFAAEGKVAATVSTDRLENINDVFARMHAGTIEGRVVLDFAA, encoded by the coding sequence ATGAATTCGACCATGAAGGCTGCCGTCGTGCGTGAGTTCGGCAAGCCACTGGTGATCGAGGAAGTCCAGGTACCGCGCCCGGGGGCGGGCGAAGTACTGGTCAGGATCGAGGCCTGTGGCGTCTGCCACACCGACCTGCACGCCGCCGAGGGCGACTGGCCGGTGAAACCGAACCCGCCGTTCATCCCCGGTCACGAGGGCGTGGGGCACATCGTGGCCGTGGGAGGCGGGGTAGGGCACGTCAAGGAAGGCGACAGGGTCGGCATCCCCTGGTTGTACTCGGCCTGTGGCCATTGCGAACACTGCCTGGGCGGCTGGGAAACGCTGTGCGAAACGCAGCGCAACACCGGCTACTCGGTCAACGGCGGCTTCGCCGAGTACGCACTGGCCGATGCCAACTATGTCGGCCTGCTTCCGAAGGAAGTGGGCTTCATCGAGATCGCGCCGGTGCTGTGCGCCGGCGTGACCGTCTACAAGGGACTGAAGGTCACCGACACCAAGCCCGGCGACTGGGTGGCGATCTCCGGCATCGGCGGCCTGGGCCACATGGCGGTGCAGTACGCCCGCGCGATGGGCCTGAACGTGGCCGCGGTGGACGTGGACGACAACAAACTGGCATTGGCCCGGCAGCTCGGTGCACAGGTCACCGTCAACGCGCGCACCACCGATCCGGCCGCCTTCCTGAAAAGGGAGATCGGCGGCGCGCACGGCGCCCTGGTCACCGCGGTGTCGCCGAAGGCGTTCGAGCAGGCCCTGGGCATGGTGCGTCGTGGCGGCACCGTCTCGCTCAACGGCCTGCCGCCCGGCAACTTCCCGCTGGACATCTTCGGCATGGTACTCAACGGCATCACCGTGCGCGGCTCGATCGTCGGCACCCGGCTGGACCTGCAGGAATCGCTGCAGTTCGCCGCCGAAGGCAAGGTCGCGGCCACGGTCAGTACCGATCGCCTGGAGAACATCAACGATGTGTTCGCGCGCATGCACGCGGGCACCATCGAAGGCCGCGTGGTGCTCGACTTCGCCGCCTGA
- a CDS encoding TonB-dependent receptor, whose translation MSRAVRAVLIGGLAVLPVDAMAEAEEADGDTREQLQQLDAVTVTGSYAKSLERAVDLKRANIGFSDSIVATDVADFPEQNLAEALQRMPGVTIERNKGLGSKVSVRGLPSEFTLVSINNLATASGSGGRDVQFDIFAADVVQTVTVQKSPTAADEEGGIAGSVYIETARPFDYAEPKFSASAEASHNSINGKVDPKISFLASDTWGDWGGLVSFSKTKRSNRTDSNSGINFRPMGRFLEASGTRSSQAAAVLARDAGIAVKNRMDKDETSRIIFQDKVGDRVYLNEQDQWGATASLQFKPSETFTLSFDAMLGGYDTHEDEYDAAAYSASSRSTLDRIHEYDKTTLGAYGITVLKDVAYTATQHEILSKDRNANTDYRQFSSKLDWKVGGWDIDALVGYSGARKGSDYANLKHVAYAPSRTRWTGDGGETVPSSVGGFDMYNAANKYLFEAYETELEKVKDDKYAAQLDLRRQMNLAFFPALSGVQFGARYTDKTKQREFGSGKIQGPSAGSTAWVNTRTLADSNPMWISQLAPGGAYRPSDLDWQQISNAYARATFRYPGYATPLDPGQYYEVKEKTLALYAMADFYFAIGHVPVYANLGVRSIDTDVDSSGFHPVQKPDGSSGFTATPISSSGDYSRILPSFNITAEIAEGLVLRGAASETLMRPSLTDIAYRRTVSWSSFRFMDGNPALKPTTAKQWEVGLEKYLQNGGLLAASYFSKKIDGVVRQSLTGIERNVEKLNANGSQDGYYDFEVYQPVNADGSYKVSGVELVAQLPLSMLHPALEGWGINANYTQLDNSLTGASDLSIPTPPEGLAEKAYNFTLYYENDRFSARASYNYKDKYVEYIHLNMYPVYRDAYGQLDASIGFRLNDTWKLNLEAINLLDEKTSGYTIDKAFPTQYEFSGRRVTAGIRADF comes from the coding sequence TTGTCCCGTGCCGTGCGCGCCGTGCTGATCGGCGGCCTGGCCGTGCTGCCCGTCGACGCCATGGCCGAAGCTGAAGAGGCCGATGGCGATACCCGTGAACAGCTGCAGCAGCTGGACGCGGTCACTGTCACCGGCAGCTACGCGAAGAGCCTGGAGCGCGCGGTCGACCTCAAGCGCGCCAACATCGGTTTCTCCGATTCGATCGTGGCCACCGACGTGGCTGATTTCCCCGAGCAGAACCTGGCAGAGGCGCTGCAGCGCATGCCCGGTGTCACCATCGAACGCAACAAGGGCCTTGGCAGCAAGGTCAGCGTGCGCGGGTTGCCCAGCGAGTTCACGCTGGTCTCCATCAACAACCTGGCCACCGCCTCGGGCAGTGGCGGGCGCGACGTGCAGTTCGACATCTTCGCCGCAGACGTAGTGCAGACGGTCACCGTGCAGAAGTCACCGACCGCTGCGGATGAGGAAGGTGGCATCGCCGGTTCGGTCTACATCGAGACCGCCAGGCCATTTGACTATGCCGAACCGAAGTTCAGCGCCTCGGCCGAGGCCTCGCACAACTCGATCAATGGCAAGGTCGACCCGAAGATCTCGTTCCTGGCCAGCGACACCTGGGGCGATTGGGGCGGCCTGGTGTCGTTCTCCAAGACCAAGCGCAGCAATCGCACCGATTCCAACTCCGGCATCAACTTCCGTCCGATGGGGCGCTTCCTGGAGGCCTCCGGTACGCGCTCGTCACAGGCCGCCGCAGTGCTGGCGCGCGATGCAGGAATCGCGGTGAAGAACCGCATGGACAAGGACGAGACAAGCCGCATCATCTTCCAGGACAAGGTCGGCGACCGCGTCTACCTCAACGAGCAGGACCAGTGGGGCGCAACGGCGTCGCTGCAGTTCAAGCCCAGCGAGACGTTCACGCTGAGTTTCGACGCGATGCTCGGCGGCTACGACACGCATGAAGACGAGTACGATGCGGCGGCCTATTCGGCCTCCAGCCGCAGCACGCTTGACCGCATCCACGAGTACGACAAGACCACGCTGGGTGCGTACGGCATTACCGTGCTCAAGGACGTGGCCTACACCGCCACCCAGCACGAGATTCTCAGCAAGGACCGCAACGCCAACACCGACTATCGCCAGTTCAGCAGCAAGCTGGACTGGAAGGTGGGTGGCTGGGACATCGATGCACTGGTCGGCTATTCCGGTGCGCGCAAGGGTTCGGATTACGCCAACCTCAAGCACGTGGCCTATGCGCCGTCGCGCACGCGCTGGACCGGCGATGGCGGCGAAACCGTGCCGAGCAGCGTCGGTGGTTTCGACATGTACAACGCCGCCAACAAGTACCTGTTCGAAGCTTACGAAACCGAATTGGAGAAGGTGAAGGATGACAAGTACGCCGCGCAGCTGGACCTGCGCCGGCAGATGAACCTGGCGTTCTTCCCGGCACTGAGCGGCGTGCAGTTCGGTGCGCGCTACACCGACAAGACCAAGCAGCGTGAATTCGGCAGCGGCAAGATCCAGGGCCCCTCGGCCGGCAGCACCGCATGGGTGAATACGCGCACCCTGGCCGACAGCAACCCGATGTGGATCAGCCAGCTGGCGCCGGGTGGCGCCTATCGCCCGAGCGATCTGGACTGGCAGCAGATCTCCAACGCCTATGCGCGTGCCACCTTCCGCTATCCCGGCTATGCGACGCCGCTGGACCCGGGCCAGTACTACGAAGTGAAGGAGAAGACCCTGGCGCTGTATGCCATGGCCGACTTCTACTTCGCTATCGGCCACGTGCCGGTGTATGCCAACCTCGGTGTGCGCTCGATCGATACCGACGTTGACTCCTCCGGCTTCCATCCGGTGCAGAAGCCCGATGGCAGCAGCGGCTTCACCGCCACGCCGATCTCCAGCAGCGGCGACTACAGCAGGATCCTGCCCAGCTTCAACATCACCGCCGAAATCGCCGAGGGCCTGGTGCTGCGCGGCGCCGCGTCGGAGACGCTGATGCGCCCGTCGCTGACCGACATCGCCTACCGCCGCACCGTCAGCTGGAGCAGCTTCCGCTTCATGGACGGCAATCCGGCGCTGAAACCGACCACCGCCAAGCAGTGGGAAGTGGGCCTGGAGAAGTACCTGCAGAACGGTGGCCTGCTGGCCGCGTCGTACTTCTCCAAGAAGATCGACGGCGTGGTGCGGCAGTCGCTGACCGGCATCGAGCGAAACGTCGAGAAGCTCAACGCCAACGGTTCGCAGGATGGCTACTACGACTTTGAGGTGTACCAGCCGGTCAATGCCGACGGTTCGTACAAGGTCAGCGGCGTGGAACTGGTCGCACAGCTGCCGCTGTCGATGCTGCATCCGGCGCTGGAAGGCTGGGGCATCAATGCCAACTACACCCAGCTGGACAACTCGCTGACCGGCGCATCGGATCTCTCGATTCCGACGCCCCCGGAGGGCCTGGCCGAGAAAGCCTACAACTTCACCCTGTACTACGAGAACGATCGCTTCAGCGCGCGCGCCTCGTACAACTACAAGGACAAGTACGTCGAATACATCCACCTCAACATGTACCCGGTCTACCGCGATGCCTATGGCCAGCTGGATGCGTCGATCGGCTTCCGCCTGAACGACACCTGGAAGCTGAACCTGGAGGCGATCAACCTGCTGGATGAAAAGACCAGCGGCTATACGATCGACAAGGCGTTCCCGACCCAGTACGAGTTCTCCGGGCGCCGTGTGACCGCCGGTATCCGCGCGGACTTCTGA
- a CDS encoding TonB-dependent receptor family protein gives MNPAARRRCLPLSALLLSPWAAVAEPAPTALPAVQVQAARVPGIDPFALPASQDTVWIDASRAGTGAQLSEALAGVPGLLARDRQNFAQDTQLSIRGFGARSTFGVRGVRVLIDGVPATMPDGQGQLSHASLLGAERIEVLRGPFSALYGNSSGGVLQVWSAQGQAGDPWRLRVNAGADSTLSVGAQLKGAGQVLDYNIAANHFRTDGWRDHSRARRESLNARIGGELGGGRLELLLNALEAPDAQDPLGLTRAQVAADPRQATAVAHQYNTRKSVRQQQAGLRWTRETGAQRWQLMGYAGQRAVRQYLPIPPTAQANPLHAGGVIDLEGGYGGLDARWGWHGDLAGRPLDLVAGLSADRQRQHRTGYENFIGTALGVRGRLRRDQIDVVQNVDQFAQAWWQWSPRWSLLAGLRRSTVRFDSDDRYITGRNPDDSGRRRYQATTPAAGISFEASPQWRLHAAVGRGFETPTFNELGYRADGQAGLALDLAAARSRSLEVGSKWHAQDGTQLDISLFRADTDDELAVASNIGGRSTYRNIGRTRRQGVELQYRQPLAEQLELQLAWTWLQAQVRSPYLTSNNVVAAGNRLPGVPRQQAFARLQWSPADWQWALEASASTDTVVNDVATARAPGFALLHLEGGRRWALPGGELRAFARLENVLDQAYIGSVIVNDGNGRFYEPGPGRRASVGVQWSWR, from the coding sequence ATGAATCCCGCCGCACGACGCCGTTGCCTGCCGCTGTCCGCCCTGCTGCTGTCGCCCTGGGCGGCGGTGGCCGAGCCTGCGCCCACCGCCCTGCCTGCGGTGCAGGTACAGGCCGCACGGGTGCCGGGCATCGACCCGTTCGCGCTGCCGGCCAGCCAGGATACGGTCTGGATCGATGCCAGCCGCGCGGGCACCGGCGCGCAGCTGTCCGAGGCGCTGGCCGGGGTACCAGGGCTGCTGGCGCGCGACCGGCAGAACTTCGCCCAGGACACGCAGCTGTCGATCCGTGGCTTCGGCGCGCGCTCGACCTTCGGGGTGCGCGGGGTGCGGGTGTTGATCGACGGGGTGCCCGCGACCATGCCCGATGGCCAGGGCCAGCTGTCGCATGCCAGCCTGTTGGGCGCCGAACGCATCGAGGTGCTGCGCGGGCCGTTCTCGGCGCTGTACGGCAATTCCTCCGGCGGCGTGCTGCAGGTCTGGAGCGCGCAGGGCCAGGCCGGCGACCCGTGGCGGTTGCGCGTGAATGCCGGCGCCGACAGCACACTCAGTGTCGGTGCGCAGCTGAAGGGTGCCGGCCAAGTGCTGGACTACAACATCGCCGCCAATCACTTCCGCACCGATGGCTGGCGGGACCACAGCCGCGCGCGCCGTGAATCGCTCAACGCACGCATCGGTGGAGAGCTGGGCGGTGGGCGGCTGGAGCTGCTGCTCAACGCACTGGAAGCACCAGATGCGCAGGATCCGCTGGGCCTGACCCGTGCCCAGGTGGCGGCTGATCCGCGCCAGGCCACGGCGGTGGCGCACCAGTACAACACCCGCAAATCGGTGCGCCAGCAGCAGGCCGGCCTGCGCTGGACCCGTGAAACGGGAGCGCAGCGCTGGCAGTTGATGGGCTATGCCGGACAGCGCGCGGTGCGCCAGTACCTGCCGATTCCGCCGACTGCGCAGGCCAATCCGCTGCATGCCGGCGGGGTGATCGATCTGGAGGGCGGCTACGGCGGACTGGACGCGCGCTGGGGGTGGCATGGTGACCTTGCCGGCCGCCCCCTGGATCTGGTGGCCGGGCTCAGCGCCGATCGCCAGCGCCAGCATCGCACCGGCTACGAGAACTTCATCGGCACCGCCCTGGGCGTGCGTGGGCGGCTGCGTCGTGACCAGATCGACGTCGTGCAGAACGTGGACCAGTTCGCCCAGGCCTGGTGGCAATGGAGCCCGCGCTGGTCGCTGCTGGCCGGCCTGCGCCGCAGCACCGTGCGCTTCGACTCGGACGACCGCTACATCACCGGGCGCAACCCGGATGACAGCGGCCGTCGGCGCTACCAGGCCACCACGCCGGCGGCCGGGATCAGCTTCGAGGCCAGCCCGCAGTGGCGGCTGCACGCGGCGGTGGGACGTGGTTTCGAGACCCCCACCTTCAACGAACTGGGCTATCGCGCCGACGGTCAGGCGGGATTGGCGCTGGATCTGGCGGCGGCGCGCAGCCGCAGCCTGGAAGTGGGCAGCAAATGGCACGCACAGGATGGAACCCAACTCGATATCAGCCTGTTCCGCGCAGATACCGACGATGAGCTGGCAGTTGCCAGCAACATCGGCGGGCGCAGCACCTATCGCAACATTGGCCGCACCCGCCGCCAGGGCGTGGAACTGCAGTACCGACAACCGCTGGCCGAACAGCTGGAACTGCAGCTGGCGTGGACCTGGCTGCAGGCGCAGGTGCGCTCGCCGTACCTGACCTCGAACAACGTGGTCGCGGCGGGCAACCGCCTGCCCGGTGTGCCACGCCAGCAGGCCTTCGCCCGCCTGCAGTGGAGCCCCGCCGACTGGCAGTGGGCGCTGGAGGCCTCGGCCAGCACCGATACCGTGGTCAATGACGTGGCTACGGCGCGCGCGCCCGGTTTCGCCCTGCTGCACCTGGAAGGCGGGCGCCGCTGGGCCTTGCCGGGTGGCGAGCTGCGCGCCTTCGCGCGGCTGGAGAACGTGTTGGACCAGGCCTACATCGGCTCGGTGATCGTCAATGACGGCAACGGGCGCTTCTACGAGCCCGGGCCGGGGCGGCGGGCCAGCGTGGGTGTGCAGTGGTCGTGGCGTTAG